Part of the Imperialibacter roseus genome, TGGGGCAGCGGGTATTGTCCTCGGCAATGGCTTCTTGTTTCCCGGCACCTACCCCCGGCTGTACTCGTTCCAGCGAGGGGCAAAGCAAGCCATTAAAGTAGTGCTTGGCCTGTTTCCTTTCTTCGTAGTTGCCGGGTTTATCGAGTCGTTTGTAACACGGCATACCGAATGGCCACTTTACCTGAAGCTTTTGATCATCAGCTTGTCGCTGCTGCTCATTCTATTCTACTTTTTCTATTTGCCTCTAAAAACCAACCCTCATGACCACGCCAAAAATTGAGTTGTACAAAATGCGTGACTTCGGCCAGAAGCTGAACGCCACCATCGAATTCATAAGAGCAAACTTCAAAAAGCTTTTTACAACGTTGCTTTTCGTTGCTGGCCCCACTGCCCTCATCATGGGCATAGTGATGAAACAGTTTATGGGGTTTTTCATGGGCATGTCTGCCAACCCGGGGAATCCGGCTATACTGGATGACCTACCCACACTTTTCACGAACTACTTCGTTATGTTCCTGGTGTCCATTTTTGCCAGCATTATGTTGTCACTTACAACCTATGCCTTCATGGAGCTCTACAGCCAAAAAGAAGCGTTGGAGTTTAGCGCCATGGACGTGCTTCGCAAAGCCTTGAGCAGGTTTGGCTCCACCTTTTTACTGACCATCCTCGTGGGCATTACTCTTTTCATTTCAGTCTTCTTCTTCTTTCTTCCAGCGCTCTATTTCGGGGTCGTCCTGTCGCTGGCTATTCCTATTCTTTATTTTGAGAAAGTGAGCCCGGTGGAAGCCTACAGAAGAGCATTTACCCTTATCAAAGACAAGTGGTGGAGCACTTTCGGGCTGCTTTTCATTTCGGTAATGATTTCCTATGTGGTATCGATGATTTTCTCCGTGCCATTTTATGCTGTATACATGTTTGAGTTGGTAGGTGTGGTAGACAAAATCAACACCGACCCTAGTGCCTTTACCAATATATTCTCAAGTTGGTATATGGCCATTAGCATGGTGATCCTGGGTGTGGGGGGCTACCTCTCCTACTCTATCCCGCTGATCGCACTCGGCTTTCAGTATTTTAATTTGGCAGAACGAAACAGCGCCCCCGGCTTGATCAATAAAATTCAGGACTTTGAAAATATTCAGTAAAGCTGTATTTGCTTTTGCTGCAACCAGCATTGCGTGGGGAGCCTGTCTGTATGCCGAAGCCAGGTGGCTGGCCGGAGAAAGAGCCTTTGACCGGGCAGCCATGGAAGCTTACAAAGCCGACCCAGCTTTTGACTACGTCAGCCTTCGGCCGGAAGGAATTTCACTTTGGGATCAATTATGGCTTTGGATATTTAGCCTGATCGGCAGGTTGTTTGGTGGGCCCAACGGACAAAATATAGGCCAAATCCTCTGGTTACTTTTTCTTGCGGCTGTGGTCGTGGGAGCAGCCTATTTGATTATTAAAATGCAGTATGGCTCCGTTTTTTCTAAATCGAATGAGGCTGGCAGTTCGGCTTTTACCGTGTATGGCGGCAGCCAGCAGGTTGACTACAACAAGCGCATCAATGAAGCATTGGAAGCGGGCGACCTTAAAATGGCCATTCGCTATTTGTATATGAAAGGCCTCACGAATCTGAGCGATCAAAACCTGCTGAAGATTCGCTCCTGGAAAACTGGCGCCGACTATGCCAGTGAGTTGAGCGGAGACCAAAAATCAAAGTTTATCCAGCTCAAGCAGGTGTTTGAGTATACCTGGTATGGAGAGTTTGAGCCGGACGAAACCGACGTTCAACTGTGCAAGGCAACAGTGGCTGACCTGGAAAAGAAAAAGGCATGAACAAAAAGGACAAAATCTTTCTTTGGGTTTTTATCGGCCTTTTCGTCGGTTACGTGATCGTGCAATACACGGCACCCAAACCGCTCGATTGGACTATCACCTTTCATGAAGATGACAAGAATCCATTCGGGGGTTTTGTGCTCATTGAAAGGCTGCCGGACATTTTTCCTGAGCTTGAGACCAGCAACTATAACTTCACGCAGCTTTTCACAGACAAAGAAAATGTTCTCGTTTTGGCACATGAAATGGAACTAAGCCCAACTGACGAGGAAAGCATCAGTGAGATGCTCCACGCAGGTAGTTCCGTTTTTTTGGCAGCCCATCAATTTCCCCAGGCATGGCTCGATTCATTGGGCCTGAAGGTGGCGTTCAACTACAGCTTCGTTAACGAGGAGATATTCGGAGAAGATCAAATTCAATTAATCAGCCGCATAAACTCTTCTTCATCGAGGTACCCCCGGCAAATGATACAGGCAGTTTTTGAGGAAGTAGAAGCCGACAAATGGGAAATCATTGTCACCGATGAAACCGACCAGCCACTGGTAATCAAAAAAGCAGTTGGTGATGGCGAATTGATTTTATGCAGTTCGCCGCTGATCTTCACCAATTTTGGTCTGCTCTATCAGGACAACTACCGGTTTGCGGCTGGTATATTGAACCTCCTCCCTGAGCAGCGCACCCAGCTCAGCTACTTCTACCAGCTTGGCCGGCCCGAAGTTCAAACCCCGCTACGTTATATCCTTTCACAGGAAGCACTGAAATTGGCGCTTTACCTGGCTTTGGCAGCGTTACTGGTCTTTCTGATTATCGAAACACGAAGGAGGCAACGAGCCATTCCAGTGATGACACCGCCTGAGAATGCCACTTTGACTTATGTGAAAACACTGGGCAATTTATATTTTCAGGAAGGCAATCATAAAAACCTGGCGGAAAAGATGATCCGGCACTTCATTCACCGGGTAAAGGAAAAATATTACTTGACCTTTGAGCCAACTGAGTATTTTAATCACATGCTTTCGGTGCGAAGCGAGGTACCTATTGAAGAGATCAACGCTACGCTGGCAGCGGTGATCGCTGTCAGGCAAAAGGAACAGATAAAAGGCAACGAGCTGGTGTTGCTGGCTGAAAAGCTCAACAGGATAGTGGGTTGAAAAATGTTAAAAATGGAATCAGAAGTTGACATACAAATAGCATGAGTGAATTTGAAAACAGAATTGATCTGAAACTTCTCAATGAGAAAGTAGCTAAAATAAAAACCGAAGCCAGGAAAGCGCTGGTGGGCCAGGACAAAATGCTCGACCTGATACTGGTGGCGCTGTTAGCAGAAGGCCATGTGCTGATTGAGGGCGTGCCTGGTGTGGCCAAAACGCTTACAGCAAGACTAACAGCCCGAATGATTGATGCCGAGTTCAAGCGCATTCAGTTTACTCCCGACCTGATGCCAGCCGATGTGCTCGGCACCTCTATTTTCAACCCCAAAAAGGCTGAATTTGACTACAAGAAGGGGCCCATTTTCTCCAACCTCGTCCTCATTGACGAAATCAACAGGGCACCAGCCAAAACCCAGGCCTCGCTTTTTGAGGTAATGGAGGAAAAGCAGGTCACCAACGACGGCACCACCTACCCACTGGATCCCCTTTTTATGGTGCTGGCTACTCAAAACCCTATTGAACAGGAAGGAACCTACCGGCTACCCGAGGCTCAGCTGGATCGGTTCATTTTCAAAATTAAGGTCGACTACCCAAAGCTGGAAGAAGAGTTTCAGGTGCTGCACCTGGTCAATGGCAACTTTGGCTTCAAGCAGCTGAGCTTTATTCATCCTGTGATTAACCGCAAGGAGGTAATAGAAATAAGGGAAAACCTGAGGCAGATATTAACCAAAGACTCGCTGGTGGAGTACATTGCGCACCTGGTAGGCAAAACCAGAAGCCATCCTTCCCTGTATCTTGGTGCGTCGCCAAGAGCGTCAATCGACCTGCTACGGTCATCGAAGGCCTACGCCGCTATGCAGGGCCGTGATTTCGTGACGCCCGAGGACATTCAGTACCTGTTCAAGCCAGTGGTTGACCATCGGATCATCCTCAATCCTGAAGCTGAAATGCAAGGGCTCACCTCCACAGAAGTTTGTCAGCAAATCATTGAGCAGGTCACGGTGCCCAAGTAAAATGAAGCTATTCGTTACCAACCGGTTCTACTACAGTGCCACCGTCCTTACCATCGGGTTTGCGGCCAGCTATTTCTTTCCGGCGCTTCTCATCCCGGTTAAGCTGGTTTTCTTTGCCTTTATGGCACTGCTGGCTGCCGATTTTCTCTTGCTGTTTATTACTGGCGGCGAGGTGAGCTGCGAAAGGGAATTGCCAGAGCGGTTCTCGAATGGTGATGACAATGCTGTGGTCTTAAGAATAACTAACAGGTACTCATTCGGCCTGGACGTTGAGGTGCTGGATGAGCTGCCTCCTCAATTTCAGATGAGGAACCTGGCCATTGTTCTGACTGTCGCCAGAGGTGAAACACGGCTGGCGTCTTACTTCGTTCGGCCTACTGCAAGAGGCGAATACAACTTCGGACACACCAACGTGCTGGTTACCACCAAACTTGCCATGATCAACAGGCACTTCAAAGCCGGGCACGAACAAACGGTAAAAGTGTATCCGTCCTTTCTGCACCTTCGCAAATACGAACTGATCGCCTTTTCTCAGCAACAGTCAATAGAAGGCCAGCGAAAGCTTCGGAAGATTGGCCATAGCATGGAGTTTGATCATATCAAGGAATATACGCCCGGCGACGACCCACGCCACCTCAACTGGCAGGCAAGTGCCAGAAGGGGCCATTTGATGATCAACCACTATATCGATGAAAAGTCGCAGCCGATTTATAATGTGATTGATAAGAGCAGGCCAATGAAAATGCCTTTTGAAGGAATGACACTGCTCGACTACGCCATCAACGCCTCGTTGGCCATCAGCGATATTGCGCTTAAAAAAGGAGACCGGGCGGGTCTTGTTACTTTTCAGCACAAACCCGACACCATCGTACCTGCGCAAAAAGGCCCCAAACAGATGTACGTACTGATGGAAAGCCTCTACCACGAAAAGACAGCCTTCACTGAGCATAACTTCGGAATGCTCTATGCCCAGATAACAGCGAAAATAACGTCGAGAAGCTTGCTACTGTTGTACACCAACTTTGAGTCGTTGTATTCACTGGAGCGCCAGTTAAAGTACCTGAAGCTGCTCAATCGTAAGCATTTGGTATTGGTTATCATTTTCAGAAACACAGAACTCGACGGACTGATTACCAATGGGGCGGGTGACCTTCGGGAGGTTTACCATCAGGCCATCGCCCAAAACATGCTCAACGAAAAGTTCGCCATACTCCAGTTGCTTCGCCAGCATGGCATCCTGAGCCTCTATACCACCCCACAAAGCCTGACAGCAGATGTCGTGAACAAGTATTTGGAGTTGAAAAGCAGAAGGGCGATTTAGCGAAAGAAACTAAGCACCCAGGAAGTCTTCAATCGCTTCATACACCCTTTGTAACTCTTCCTCCGTTATCACATAAGGCGGCAACACATAAATCACATTCCCCAGCGGCCTGATCAAAATGTTTCTTTCCAGAAAAAAGGGCATCACCTTGGTGCGTATGTCATTGAAATAAGATGTGTCGCCGGTATTGATGTCCAGCGCCAGAATCGTACCGGTAACTCTCACGTCTTTTACCCTCGCATCGCCACCGATCTTCCCGGCAAAAGCCCGATGACTTCTTTCAATCATCTGACGCTGCCGTAGACACGATTCATCGAGCAACAGCTTCATGCTGGCAATGGCAGCGGCACACGCCAAAGGATTGGCGGTAAACGAATGTCCATGAAAGAAGGTCTTTGAAAGGTCCGCCGTTGCAAAAGCCTCCACAATAAAGTCAGCCACAGCGGTAACTCCCAGCGGCAAAAAACCTCCGGTAATCCCTTTCGACATGCACATCAGGTCGGGTTTGTGGGTAGTTTGGTCTGTGGCGAAAATGGTGCCTGTTCGCCCAAAGCCGGTCATTACTTCATCAGCAATACAGATCACTTTATTTCTCCGGGCAATGCTCATCAGCTCATCCAAAATGCCCACAGAATACATATTCATGCCTCCGGCACCCTGCACCAGTGGCTCAAAAATAAAGGCCGCTACTTCGCCGGTGGCAGTAAGTTCATTTAGTCGCTCAAACGCCTGATCCTTATTCTGTTCGGTAGGGAACGGAATAAAATCCACATCAAACAGTAAAGAACCGAATGGGGCGGTAAACCCTCCCCTGTCTCCCACAGCCATGGCCCCAAAAGTGTCGCCATGATAGGCACCTTCTATGGCTATCAATCGCTTCTTAGGGGTTCCCAGGTTGTGCCAGTATTGAAGAGCGAGCTTAATAGCCACTTCCACCGACGTGCTGCCATCATCGGAATAGAAAACCTTAGAAAATTTATCCGGCAATAGGGCCAAAAGGCTTTCCGCTACCCGAATGGCCGGCTCATGCGTAAAGCCTGCAAAAATGACCTGCTCCAACTTCATGGCCTGGTCGGCAATAGCCAGGGCGATGTCTGGTTGCGCATGGCCGTGAATGTTTACCCACCACGATGACACTGCATCAAGGATTTTCCGCCCATCTTCGGTGTAAAGGTAGGCACCCTCCCCTTTCGTAACTACTAATGGTGCAATGCCTCCCTCCAGGGGCGTGAAGGGGTGCCAAATAAGGGATTTGTCTATTTCTTGAAGCAATTTACTCATTTCCAGTTTTCATTCAATTGTGCTGCGTATTTCTTCACCACTTCCTTGTCTATTTTCTCCTCCTCCTTGATATGAAGAAGCACTGGCCATCCTGTTTTTGCCATAATGATTTGCTCACTTTCCGGATTAGAAGGACCATTGAAAATAATTCCCGCTACCGGCACCTTATGCGTCTTAAGATATTCTGCCGACAACAAGGTGTGATTGATGCTTCCCAAATAAAGATTGGCGACAAGGATGACCTCCGCCTTGAATTCTATGATCAAGTCGGAGACGAAATCATAATCATTGAGCGGCACGAGCAAACCGCCCGCCCCTTCAATGATCAGACAATTGTCGGTTTGCGGCAACTTGATCTTCGTCATGCTTATTTCAACGCCATCGGCCTTCGCTGCCGCATGGGGTGAGGCTGGCGTGTTCAGCAGGTATGCCTCCGGGTGAAATTGCGTCTTCTCATTGCTCACCAGCGATTTTACCGTATCAGTGTCCCTGGGCAGTCCGGCCTGTATTGGCTTCCAGTAGTCGGCACGAAGTGCTTCACAAACAATGGCGCTGACCAGCGTCTTCCCGCTATCGGTACCAATTGCCGTCACAAAATACCTGCTTAGAGTGGCTGGCTTAAAATCTGACATAGTGCATTTATTTCTTCTTCTGTGTTATAGGTATGCAAGCAAATTCGCAGCCTCTCCTCTCCCTCTCTCACTGTAGGTGCTAAAATCGGGCGAACATCAAATCCCTTGCTCTGTAAGGCTTTTGCCATGGCTTTTGCCCTTTCATTGCCTTGCGCAACAATAGGTTGAATGGCTGTATTGCTCTGAATTCTCTTCATGTCAGTCTCCTCAGGAAACTGCTTTAAAAACAACGCTATCCTTTGTCTTAGTTCGGCTTGCAGATGCTGGTTTTTCGACAAGTAATTGAATGCCTGCTCAATAGCTACCAGACTATGCAAAGGCATCGCTGTAGTATAAATAAATGGTCGGCCAAAATTCACCAGATAATCGATCAGTTCCTGGCTACCCACTACCGCTGCGCCATGAACACCCATGGCTTTCCCAAACGTGTAAACCCTGGCAAAGAAATCATGTTCCAGGCCTAGAGAGCAAACCAAACCATTGCCTCCTTCTCCAAAAACGCCGGTACCATGCGCTTCATCTATGATCAACCTTGCTTCATATCTTTTACAAAGTGTTGCTATCTCCTTCAAGGGGGCATCGTCTCCATCCATAGAATACACCGATTCTACCACCACAAACTTATTGCCTTCAGCAGCTTTCAGCCTTCGTTCAAGGTCCTCCAGGTCGTTGTGCAGAAAGGCAAAAGTCTGGGCTTTGCTCAACCAGGCACCTTCCTTAAGGCAAACGTGTGAAAGCTGATCGTAGATAATAGTGTCTCCTTTTTGTGCTACCGAAGAAATCAGGCAAAGGTTGGCCTGATAGCCAGACCCAAAAACCAGTGCTGCCTCAGCATTAAAAATGCCAGCCAGTTTTTGTTCCAACGCCATGGCAAAGTCGCTGTTGCCCGAAAGCAGCCTGGAGCCGGTGCCTCCGTGGGCTGGAGCTCCCAACTCGGCCAACCTGTTAGCTATCATTTGCCCAAGCGCTTGTGACCTGGCCAAGCCAAGGTAATCGTTTGAGGTAAAGTTGTGTGGTAACTGGATAGAAGGCAGAGAACGTAGATTGCCTTTGGTCTTACGCTCGTCCAACCTTTGCTGCATTTGAGGGGTGATGCTCTTCATAGCCACCACAAAAGTGGATGCTAAAGGCGGTATGCGCAAGGAATCAGGTAATTTGTTAATGCCATAAACCCACTAAATTGACCTTATCCTCCCGATAAATTAAGTAAGTCTGTTTTTTTTACCCGCTTCTAATAATGCAGTCACTTTTGTCGTTATTTGCATTCAGGACTAAAATTTTACAAAAATGATCAAAAAGACACTTTTCCTACTAGCTATTGTTGCCATGGCGGCGTCTGCCAATGCGCAAGACATTAAGATTGGGCCAAGAATAGGCCTTACATCATCGTCCATAAAGGTTGACAAGGAATCAACCGGCGCATCTTTGGGTGCCCAATTTGAAAGCGGCGATGCCAAAATCGGCTTCCAGGGTGGCGCATTTGCCCGGCTGGGTATAGCAGGCTTTTACTTACAGCCAGAATTGCTGTTTTCTGCAACAGGTGGCGAAATACATGTGAAAGACGTTTCTGCATCTTTGGACGAAACCAGAGAGCTTTCCTTTAAAAAATTGGATGTCCCAATCATGTTTGGAAAGAAGTTTGCCAAAATTGTTCGTGTAAACGTAGGCCCGTCGTTTAGCTACCTGCTAAAAGCCGAATCAAAAGTAGGTGACATTACGACTGACGTGAAAAATAACTACAGCAACGCCACCGTCGGTTTTCAGGCAGGTGCTGGTCTTGATCTTGGTCCACTTATACTTGATGTAAAATATGAGGGCAGCCTCAGCAAACTTGGCGATGCTGTTGGTGGCTACAACACCGACCAGCGTCAAAGCATGTGGGTGGTAGCGTTGGGATTCTCTTTCTTATAAGAAACAGCCCTCTAAACGGAACACAGGGGTGGAATTGACGATGGGTCGATTCCACCCTTTTCTTTTTGCCTATAAACGAATTTTTAATCCTCCATAGTAGTTCCTCGCCGGTGCCGGTTGATAGTTCCGGCCTCCAAATGCATTCAGGTCGTTGCCCCAGCTAAATTTCTGATCCAGCAGGTTATCTACGCCAGCAAACAGTTCCAAGCCCCATTTGCCTGAAGCAAGTTGGTTCTTCCAACCCAGTCGGCAAGTCACATTGCTGTAAGCATCGGCATATACAGTGTTATCGTCCCTCAATGGTATTTTATCGCTCCAGAACCAGCTCAAATTCGAATAGAAGTTGCCCTTAAAAGCAATATCCAATACTGTGGCAATTGTATTTGGCGCCACACCCGTCAGCTTGTTGCCTGAAAAGTCATCGTCACCTTTCTGATAATCTTCAAACCGAAAGTGATACCCCGTGTAGGCTACCTGGAGCTTGGAAGAAGCTACAAACGCCGCTGGGTTCTCGGACAAAATTCCGTTTACTTTCAACTCTATTCCTTTTTGGTTGGTATTACCAGCATTGTCAAACAGCACAACACCGTCCTGATTGGTTCGAGTTACAATTGTTCCTTTGAGCTTGAAATAGAAAGCAGTGGCATCCACAAACCATCTGTCTCCAATAATCGATGCCCGGTAGCCCAGTTCATAATTAATGCCTTTTTCCGCTGTCAGGTTTTTATTGATGCTCCCTTCGTTGGTTCGGACCTCGTCGATCGTCGGTGGCGAAAAACCGTTACTCAAAGAAGCATAAATAGACTGGCGATCGGATAGCTTCTTAAGCGCTGCCAGCCTCGGCACCCAAATAGGGTCAAACGAGTTATTGTAAGTAAATACCGGCCCAACTTTCGACTGATCTCTATCGATATCAAATACCTGGTAGTTTCTGCTTAATCCGCCGGTAACCACCCACTCGCCTGGCAGATCTACATCCAGCTGCGCAAAGGCAAAGTATTGCTTGATCAGCAGGTCGTCGTGAAAACGGAGTGTGTCGGCCTTGCCCATCACATTGCCAAAGTTGTAGGCATTACTCCACCCCTGCTGCCACTCTCCTCCAAACGACAGGTGGGCCTGGGCTTCGCCTGCACTTTTGTGCCAAACAAATTTTGTCCTGCCACCCAGTCCTGAGTTAAACTCCCTTTTA contains:
- a CDS encoding DUF58 domain-containing protein; the encoded protein is MKLFVTNRFYYSATVLTIGFAASYFFPALLIPVKLVFFAFMALLAADFLLLFITGGEVSCERELPERFSNGDDNAVVLRITNRYSFGLDVEVLDELPPQFQMRNLAIVLTVARGETRLASYFVRPTARGEYNFGHTNVLVTTKLAMINRHFKAGHEQTVKVYPSFLHLRKYELIAFSQQQSIEGQRKLRKIGHSMEFDHIKEYTPGDDPRHLNWQASARRGHLMINHYIDEKSQPIYNVIDKSRPMKMPFEGMTLLDYAINASLAISDIALKKGDRAGLVTFQHKPDTIVPAQKGPKQMYVLMESLYHEKTAFTEHNFGMLYAQITAKITSRSLLLLYTNFESLYSLERQLKYLKLLNRKHLVLVIIFRNTELDGLITNGAGDLREVYHQAIAQNMLNEKFAILQLLRQHGILSLYTTPQSLTADVVNKYLELKSRRAI
- a CDS encoding AAA family ATPase, which codes for MSEFENRIDLKLLNEKVAKIKTEARKALVGQDKMLDLILVALLAEGHVLIEGVPGVAKTLTARLTARMIDAEFKRIQFTPDLMPADVLGTSIFNPKKAEFDYKKGPIFSNLVLIDEINRAPAKTQASLFEVMEEKQVTNDGTTYPLDPLFMVLATQNPIEQEGTYRLPEAQLDRFIFKIKVDYPKLEEEFQVLHLVNGNFGFKQLSFIHPVINRKEVIEIRENLRQILTKDSLVEYIAHLVGKTRSHPSLYLGASPRASIDLLRSSKAYAAMQGRDFVTPEDIQYLFKPVVDHRIILNPEAEMQGLTSTEVCQQIIEQVTVPK
- the bioA gene encoding adenosylmethionine--8-amino-7-oxononanoate transaminase, which translates into the protein MSKLLQEIDKSLIWHPFTPLEGGIAPLVVTKGEGAYLYTEDGRKILDAVSSWWVNIHGHAQPDIALAIADQAMKLEQVIFAGFTHEPAIRVAESLLALLPDKFSKVFYSDDGSTSVEVAIKLALQYWHNLGTPKKRLIAIEGAYHGDTFGAMAVGDRGGFTAPFGSLLFDVDFIPFPTEQNKDQAFERLNELTATGEVAAFIFEPLVQGAGGMNMYSVGILDELMSIARRNKVICIADEVMTGFGRTGTIFATDQTTHKPDLMCMSKGITGGFLPLGVTAVADFIVEAFATADLSKTFFHGHSFTANPLACAAAIASMKLLLDESCLRQRQMIERSHRAFAGKIGGDARVKDVRVTGTILALDINTGDTSYFNDIRTKVMPFFLERNILIRPLGNVIYVLPPYVITEEELQRVYEAIEDFLGA
- a CDS encoding porin family protein; translation: MIKKTLFLLAIVAMAASANAQDIKIGPRIGLTSSSIKVDKESTGASLGAQFESGDAKIGFQGGAFARLGIAGFYLQPELLFSATGGEIHVKDVSASLDETRELSFKKLDVPIMFGKKFAKIVRVNVGPSFSYLLKAESKVGDITTDVKNNYSNATVGFQAGAGLDLGPLILDVKYEGSLSKLGDAVGGYNTDQRQSMWVVALGFSFL
- a CDS encoding aminotransferase class I/II-fold pyridoxal phosphate-dependent enzyme, which produces MKSITPQMQQRLDERKTKGNLRSLPSIQLPHNFTSNDYLGLARSQALGQMIANRLAELGAPAHGGTGSRLLSGNSDFAMALEQKLAGIFNAEAALVFGSGYQANLCLISSVAQKGDTIIYDQLSHVCLKEGAWLSKAQTFAFLHNDLEDLERRLKAAEGNKFVVVESVYSMDGDDAPLKEIATLCKRYEARLIIDEAHGTGVFGEGGNGLVCSLGLEHDFFARVYTFGKAMGVHGAAVVGSQELIDYLVNFGRPFIYTTAMPLHSLVAIEQAFNYLSKNQHLQAELRQRIALFLKQFPEETDMKRIQSNTAIQPIVAQGNERAKAMAKALQSKGFDVRPILAPTVREGEERLRICLHTYNTEEEINALCQILSQPL
- the bioD gene encoding dethiobiotin synthase translates to MSDFKPATLSRYFVTAIGTDSGKTLVSAIVCEALRADYWKPIQAGLPRDTDTVKSLVSNEKTQFHPEAYLLNTPASPHAAAKADGVEISMTKIKLPQTDNCLIIEGAGGLLVPLNDYDFVSDLIIEFKAEVILVANLYLGSINHTLLSAEYLKTHKVPVAGIIFNGPSNPESEQIIMAKTGWPVLLHIKEEEKIDKEVVKKYAAQLNENWK
- a CDS encoding DUF4350 domain-containing protein encodes the protein MNKKDKIFLWVFIGLFVGYVIVQYTAPKPLDWTITFHEDDKNPFGGFVLIERLPDIFPELETSNYNFTQLFTDKENVLVLAHEMELSPTDEESISEMLHAGSSVFLAAHQFPQAWLDSLGLKVAFNYSFVNEEIFGEDQIQLISRINSSSSRYPRQMIQAVFEEVEADKWEIIVTDETDQPLVIKKAVGDGELILCSSPLIFTNFGLLYQDNYRFAAGILNLLPEQRTQLSYFYQLGRPEVQTPLRYILSQEALKLALYLALAALLVFLIIETRRRQRAIPVMTPPENATLTYVKTLGNLYFQEGNHKNLAEKMIRHFIHRVKEKYYLTFEPTEYFNHMLSVRSEVPIEEINATLAAVIAVRQKEQIKGNELVLLAEKLNRIVG